Part of the Hyphomicrobiales bacterium genome, GATCAAACAATCGGCCGACCGACAGCCGATTCCGCCCGGCCGGCTTGTCTATTCGGCGGCGTTCGATGCAGTGTCCGGGTGAGCGCGCGCCATGCCGCGCTACAGGCTCATCATTGAATATGACGGCACGCCCTTCGTCGGCTGGCAGGCGCAAGCCAACGGCCGCGCCGTGCAGCAGGCGCTCACCGAGGCGATCGAGAAATTCGCAGGCGAGCGCGTCACCGTCCATGGCGCCGGGCGCACCGATGCCGGCGTCCACGCGCTGGGACAGGTCGCTCATATCGACCTTGCCAAGGATTGGGACCCGGACACGGTGCGCGAGGCCATCAACCAGCACCTCAAGCCGGAGCCGGTCGCCATTCTCGAAGCATCGCGAGCCGCCGAGGATTTCGACGCCCGCTTTTTTGCCCGCAAGCGGCATTACCGCTACCGCGTCGTCAACCGCCGCGCGCCGCTGACGCTGGAGCGCGACCGCGCTTGGCGGGTGCCGGTGCCGCTCGACGCGGAGGCCATGGACGAGGCAGCGCAGGCGCTCGTCGGCAAGCATGATTTCAGCACGTTCCGCGCCGCCGAATGCCAGGCCAAATCACCGGTCAAGACGCTCGATGCGCTCAGCGTCGGGCGCGTCGGCGCGGAAATCCGCATCGAAGCTTCGGCGCGCTCCTTCCTGCATCACCAGGTGCGCTCCATGGTCGGGACGCTGAAGCTCGTCGGCGAGGGCAAATGGAGCAAGGCGGATGTCGCGGCCGCGCTTGCCGCCCGCGACCGCGCGGCCTGCGGCCCGGTCGCGCCGGCTTACGGTCTCTACCTGGTCAGCGTCGATTACGGAGAGCCGAACCGCTTGAAATAAGCGTCTAGGAAAATCCGGTAAATCTTTGTCAACGCTTCCAGATCTGCGGTCGGAACATGCTCGTCGATCTGATGGATGGTGCGGCCGACAAGGCCGAACTCGACCACCGGGCAATGGTCCTTGATGAAGCGCGCGTCGGACGTGCCCCCCGAGGTCGAGAGTTCCGGCGTAAGACCGGTGACCTCCTTCACCGCGGCGCTCACCAGCTCGGTCAGCTCGCCGGGCTCGGTCACGAACACGTCGCTCACGACCGGCTCCATCGCCAGCGTGTAGTCGACCACGCCGCCGGCGGCATCGTCGAGTTCCTCGCGCAGCCACGCCTCCAGGCGCTCCGGCGACCAAAGGTCATTGAAGCGGATGTTGAACGCGGCCCGCGCCTCGGCGGGAATGATGTTCCACGTCGGATTGTCGACATCGATGCTGGTGAATTCGAGGTTCGACGGCTGGAAATGGGTGCTGCCGTCGTCGAGCTTCCGGGCGAGAAGACGGGCGACCAGCTGCACCAGGCCGGGGATCGGATTGACGGCGAGCTTCGGATAGGCGACGTGGCCCTGCCTTCCCCAGACGCGGATCGTCCCCGACAGGCTGCCGCGCCGCCCGATCTTGATCATTTCCCCGAGGCTCGCCGGATTGGTCGGCTCGCCGAGGAGGCAATGGTCGAGATGCTCGCCATTTTGTTCGGCCCAGCGCAGCACCTTGGCGGTGCCGTTGACCGCCGGGCCTTCCTCGTCGCCGGTGATGAGCAAACTGATGGCGCCCGGCACCTGGCCGTCATGGGCGTCGAGATAGTCGAGCGCCGCGGCGATGAACGCCGCGATTGCGCCCTTCATGTCGGCGGCGCCGCGGCCGTAGAGCATGCCGCCGTGAACCTCGCCGGCGAAGGGCGACACGCTCCACGTCGCCTCGTTGCCGGGCGGGACGACGTCGCTATGCCCGGCAAAGCACAGGTTCGGCCTCCCCTCGCCGAACCGCGCATAGAGGTTTTCGACGTCGGGGGTGTCCTTGTCGCAGAAACGCAGGCGCTCGCACGTAAAGCCCGCCGAGGCGAGCAGCTCCTGAAGATAGTCGAGCGCGCCGCCGTCCGCAGGCGTGACGCTGCGGCTGCGGATCAGCTGCTGCGCGATGGTCAAGACATCCCTATCGCCGGCCCCGTCGGTCATGACAAAAGCTTTAGAGCACTCGCCGGTCAATTGCATCAACCGGGATGAATCAGGCTTTAATCCATCAAAGCTGCCCCTCGCCCCGCGAGCGAGCGAGGTCTGGGTGAGCGGCAGCGGGGGCATATGCGGCGGCCTCCGCTTCGACCGGGACCGTGGCGGCGCGCGGCGCGCCGCCATAGTCGTTCTCGCCTTCGGTGCCGCGCATGAACCCCAGTTCGATGACCAGCCAGCCGCCCATGATCATGGTGAACACGGTCAATCCGGCGGTCAGCGGCGTGATCGGGTTTTCGCCGGCCTGAATATGCCCGCCGCCGATCGCCAGGTTGGCGAGAAAGGCGATGGTCACCACGCCGACGACCCACAGGCCGGAGGCGCCGCGGTCGTGCATGCGCTTGACGGCGAGGCTGAGCTCGGCGACGAGGGCGACGATCGCGATGCCGCCGCCGATGAAGATAGGTCCCCAGATGCGCAGGCCCTCAAGTCCCGGCAAGGTCGACAACACCCCGGCAATGAAGCCGCCGATCAGGCTCATGATGACGGTGGCGCCGAAGATGATCGCGTGACCGATCCAGAACTCGCGGCGCGAGATGCGGCCGTCGGACGATAGGAATAGCCTGAGGAAACTGAACACGCTGCCCCCCTCCTCGCCGGGATTGTGTCCCAGGGCGTGGCAGCGATTGTTCGTATTTCGCAGCGGCCACGCAAACCTAAAGTTAACGAATGGTTAACGCCAGGCGCGGAGCTTAAAGCGGTTCTAAATCTTATGGAAGCCTATGGCCGGAAACCGCCCTAATCGCGCAGAAGGTCGTTGATCGAGGTTTTCGAACGGGTCTTCTCGTCGACCCGCTTGACGATCACCGCGCAATAGAGCGACGGGCCGCCCTTGGGATCGGGCAGAGCGCCCGGCACGACCACCGAATAGGCCGGCACGCGCCCGAAGGTCACGCCGCCGGTGGCACGATCGACGATCTTGGTCGAGGCGCCGATATAGACGCCCATCGACAGCACCGAGCCCTCGCCGACGATCACCCCTTCGGCGACCTCGGCGCGGGCGCCGATGAAGCAATTATCCTCGATGATGACCGGGTTCGCCTGCACGGGCTCGAGCACGCCGGCGATGCCGGCGCCGCCGGAGATGTGGCAGTCGCTTCCGATCTGGGCGCAGGAGCCGACGGTCGCCCAGGTGTCGATCATGGTGCCGGAGCCGACATGGGCGCCGAGATTGACGAAGCACGGCATCAGCACGGCACCGGGGGCGATATAGGCGGAGCGGCGCACCACGCATCCGGGCACGGCGCGGAAGCCGGCGGCGGAGAATTCCTTTTCCGTCCAGCCGGCGAATTTCGACGGCACCTTGTCCCACCACACCGCATCGCCCGGCCCGCCGGAGATGATCGCCATATTGTTGAGCCGGAACGACAGCAGGATGGCCTTTTTCAGCCATTGGTTGACGTGCCATTGGTTGCCGCGCTTCTCGGCGACGCGGACAGCCCCCGCGTCGAGCAGGTCGAATGCAGCCTCGACCGCCGCGCGCATCGGCCCGCCGGTGCCGGGGCCAATGTCGCCGCACGCCTCGAACGCCGCCTCGATGGTGCTGCGCAGCTCTTCGGTGTCCATGGGCGGGCCTCTCGGTCGCGGTTATGGGAGAATGAAGCGAGATGAAATGAGATCGGCTCGGATGGAGGGATAATAGGGCCGATCGCATAAAACCCTTCTCCCCCTTGGCGGGGGAGAAGTTGTATTTGTGCGTCTACCTGAAAGTGCCATGGCCTGGATCTGCTTCGCTTCAAGTCAACCGCTGCCGCGCGCCATTGAGCACGCCCAGTATCTCGTCCAGGAACCCGGCGAGATCCTGGGTCACATGGTGGACATGTTCGGCGGTCTCGTCGTCCGGCGTCCAGTCTTCGCGGGTGTCCGGATGCGGCCTGCCGGCGACCTTGACAAGGACCGTGGTCATGCCGAGCGCGCTGGGCGCCTCGAGATTGCGCGACAGGTCCTCGAAGATGACCGCGCGCGCGGGCGCAATGGCAAAGCGCTCAATGAAGCGCTGATAGATCACAGGGTCGGGCTTGGGCACGAAGTCCCCTGCCGCGATGTCGAAAATGTCGTCGAAATGCTCCAGCACGCCGATCCGCCGGGCGACCTTCTCGGCGTGCGCGCGGGTGCCGTTGGTGAGGATGAATTTGCGCCCCGGCAAAGCGGCGATCGCGGCCGCCAGCGTCACGTCCGGCGCCACCGGCGACAGGTCGATATCGTGCACATAGTCGAGGAAGCCCAGCGGATCGACCTTATGCTCGCTCATCAGGCCGCGCAGGGTGGTACCGTAGACATGGTAATAGCGCTTCTGCACCCGGCGCGCCTCGCCGAGGTCCACATTGAGGAGCGCCGCGATGAACGCGCCCATGCGCTGGTCGACCTCGGCGAACAGGTTGCACTCGGCCGGATAGAGCGTGTTGTCGAGGTCAAAGATCCATGTATCGGACAAAGAAAACAATGGCTTAGTTGAGGTCCCGGTCATTCGGCTTGAGCCTCGTTTTCCATTCTGCTTACGGCGCCTCGTGCAGCCGCCTCCGCCGCCCTGTAAAGGGCGTCGAACAGCGCTTCGCCGTCCACGCCGGATCGCGAAAGCCCGTGCGCCCGCTTGAACGCGGCCAGGGCCGCGGGCAATTTGTCGCCGCGGCCGGGAGCGTAACCGGCGATCGCCAGCAGGCGCGCGATTGCGGCATTACGCGCCTCCTCAAGGCTTGCCCCCGAGCCGTCGGTCAGCAGCGTGGTCGTGGTCTCGCCGTCCCTTTCCGCAGCCACCTCGGTGAAGGCTGCGAGCGCGCCGCCCTTGTTATCGCAACTTGTCGCGCCGGGAAGCAGAAAATCGCCGGGCAGGACGCAGAACATGCGCGAAACCTCGGCCGCTTCCGGCCGTTCGCCATAGAAGGGCGGCGTGCGGGTATGGACGAAGAAGCGCTCGCCGGCGGCAGCACCCGAAAGCACCGCGCTGCACGCGCCCGGCAAGATGCGGAACCAGCCCTGTGTCGCCGTGCCGCCAGCGGTCTCGATGGCCAGCGCCGCGTCGAGAATGTAGCCGGTTCGATTGCACAGCCGGTATTCGGCCCGCGCAACAGGGGTCATGGCGAGCACCATCAGCGCGGCAAGGCCGATGCCGGGCCTAAAGGCGAATGAGCGTGCCGATGCCATGCTCGGTGTAAAGCTCCAGCAGTACCGAATGCGGGACCTCGCCGTCGAGAATGACGACGCCGCCCACGCCCTCGTAAAGCGCTGAGATGCAGGTCTCGATCTTCGGGATCATGCCGCCGCTGACGACCCCGTCATGGATCAGCTTGCGCGCGTCGCGGACCGTCAACTCCCGGATCAGCTTGCCGTCGCGGTCGAGCACGCCGGGAACATCGGTCAACAACAGGAACCGCTCGGCTCTCAGCGCGCCGGCGATGGCGCCGGCGAAGGTGTCGGCGTTGACATTGTAGGTCTCGCCGCTGGCCGACGTCGCCACCGGAGCGAGGATCGGGATCAGGTTGGAGTTGATGACGACGTCGAGCACCTCGCGATTGACCTCCTCCGGCTCGCCGACAAAACCGAGGTCGACGATCCGCTCGATATTGGAGTCGGGGTCCTTGACGGTGCGCGTCACCTTGC contains:
- the truA gene encoding tRNA pseudouridine(38-40) synthase TruA, yielding MPRYRLIIEYDGTPFVGWQAQANGRAVQQALTEAIEKFAGERVTVHGAGRTDAGVHALGQVAHIDLAKDWDPDTVREAINQHLKPEPVAILEASRAAEDFDARFFARKRHYRYRVVNRRAPLTLERDRAWRVPVPLDAEAMDEAAQALVGKHDFSTFRAAECQAKSPVKTLDALSVGRVGAEIRIEASARSFLHHQVRSMVGTLKLVGEGKWSKADVAAALAARDRAACGPVAPAYGLYLVSVDYGEPNRLK
- the dapE gene encoding succinyl-diaminopimelate desuccinylase; protein product: MTDGAGDRDVLTIAQQLIRSRSVTPADGGALDYLQELLASAGFTCERLRFCDKDTPDVENLYARFGEGRPNLCFAGHSDVVPPGNEATWSVSPFAGEVHGGMLYGRGAADMKGAIAAFIAAALDYLDAHDGQVPGAISLLITGDEEGPAVNGTAKVLRWAEQNGEHLDHCLLGEPTNPASLGEMIKIGRRGSLSGTIRVWGRQGHVAYPKLAVNPIPGLVQLVARLLARKLDDGSTHFQPSNLEFTSIDVDNPTWNIIPAEARAAFNIRFNDLWSPERLEAWLREELDDAAGGVVDYTLAMEPVVSDVFVTEPGELTELVSAAVKEVTGLTPELSTSGGTSDARFIKDHCPVVEFGLVGRTIHQIDEHVPTADLEALTKIYRIFLDAYFKRFGSP
- a CDS encoding DUF805 domain-containing protein, translated to MFSFLRLFLSSDGRISRREFWIGHAIIFGATVIMSLIGGFIAGVLSTLPGLEGLRIWGPIFIGGGIAIVALVAELSLAVKRMHDRGASGLWVVGVVTIAFLANLAIGGGHIQAGENPITPLTAGLTVFTMIMGGWLVIELGFMRGTEGENDYGGAPRAATVPVEAEAAAYAPAAAHPDLARSRGEGQL
- the dapD gene encoding 2,3,4,5-tetrahydropyridine-2,6-dicarboxylate N-succinyltransferase translates to MDTEELRSTIEAAFEACGDIGPGTGGPMRAAVEAAFDLLDAGAVRVAEKRGNQWHVNQWLKKAILLSFRLNNMAIISGGPGDAVWWDKVPSKFAGWTEKEFSAAGFRAVPGCVVRRSAYIAPGAVLMPCFVNLGAHVGSGTMIDTWATVGSCAQIGSDCHISGGAGIAGVLEPVQANPVIIEDNCFIGARAEVAEGVIVGEGSVLSMGVYIGASTKIVDRATGGVTFGRVPAYSVVVPGALPDPKGGPSLYCAVIVKRVDEKTRSKTSINDLLRD
- a CDS encoding pyrimidine 5'-nucleotidase is translated as MTGTSTKPLFSLSDTWIFDLDNTLYPAECNLFAEVDQRMGAFIAALLNVDLGEARRVQKRYYHVYGTTLRGLMSEHKVDPLGFLDYVHDIDLSPVAPDVTLAAAIAALPGRKFILTNGTRAHAEKVARRIGVLEHFDDIFDIAAGDFVPKPDPVIYQRFIERFAIAPARAVIFEDLSRNLEAPSALGMTTVLVKVAGRPHPDTREDWTPDDETAEHVHHVTQDLAGFLDEILGVLNGARQRLT
- a CDS encoding DUF1036 domain-containing protein — its product is MASARSFAFRPGIGLAALMVLAMTPVARAEYRLCNRTGYILDAALAIETAGGTATQGWFRILPGACSAVLSGAAAGERFFVHTRTPPFYGERPEAAEVSRMFCVLPGDFLLPGATSCDNKGGALAAFTEVAAERDGETTTTLLTDGSGASLEEARNAAIARLLAIAGYAPGRGDKLPAALAAFKRAHGLSRSGVDGEALFDALYRAAEAAARGAVSRMENEAQAE
- the argB gene encoding acetylglutamate kinase — protein: MADKKRRQPAAPSAQPGISAQERAAILAEALPFMQRYSERTIVVKYGGHAMGDETVARDFARDIVLLKQSGVNPVVIHGGGPQIGAMLERLGIKSEFAAGLRVTDRKTVEVVEMVLAGGINKQLVSAMNSVGGRAIGLSGKDGNMVLARKVTRTVKDPDSNIERIVDLGFVGEPEEVNREVLDVVINSNLIPILAPVATSASGETYNVNADTFAGAIAGALRAERFLLLTDVPGVLDRDGKLIRELTVRDARKLIHDGVVSGGMIPKIETCISALYEGVGGVVILDGEVPHSVLLELYTEHGIGTLIRL